The sequence AGACTGACAGATTTCCAGACTATCAGATATTTTTCTATTAAAACAGCAACATTTTATAACCTTTaaataacagttaaaaaaaaattcacagtaGATTAAAAAGGGAGCATGAGAGCTCTTGCTCCAGAGAGAGGCAATCCACCATGCCTAGGACTTTGGTGATATTGGATTAACAGATATCAGAACTAtttgatgttatttttattaaaacaGCAACACTTGTACACCTTGCAAGACAGAACAAAGCCCCGTGTATGGTGGATTATTGGTGATCATCAGTGCAGACGAATCATCTAGCTATACTTCCTCTCACCCTGGCCACCAGTCTCTGGCCACCTTGTACACTGTTTTGGAGAAGCATCGCTAAAGAAAACTGACatcatctctctccccatctccagaTCACGACTTGGGCCGGCTCCCTCAGACTGCGAGCCCTCAACCGTGTAAAGGTGGACCCTCAACTGTCTGCAGTCCGCAGGATGACCACAGcccagccagtcttgagccaccCCCGACCTACTGGCCCAAGGATGGGTGGGCCATCTCCCATCTGGGGCAAAATGCAGGCCCCAATAAAAAAGCTACAGCGGACTTGAAGGGCAAAAACACCTGTAAATCCTGGAAGATGTGCGAACGTGTGGTACTGATTGTTGACCACACACGGTTTGTGGTTGATCCAGTCATCTTTGCGGCACATCCTGACACCATGCTGGGTCGGTAAGTGCTTCCTTCTAGACGTCTAACCACAGCTCCTGCCTTCAGTGGCTTCTGACGAGCACCACTTGTTGTTGCTAGGGTCACACAGCACTGAAATGGGCCCTTTGGTCCACCTTGTCCATACCAACCATCAACCAAACCTATTTACCAGCACGCGCTCCTTATCTCTCCATGCCTTTGGTAAGAAAAAAGCAGTTAGCAGCTTAAATTTCTATTTTGATTGCAAGGATTGGCATTGGGTCCCCTGATCTGCCTGCGTGGTTCTGATCCAGGTCAGGGTTGATCTGAACAAATCTGATTTAATTTGTGTTTAAATTATGCAAACTCAATCCTGCACTGCGTTGTAGTATACGGACCTGAAGGGTCCCTGGTGATTTGGCTATGGGTTCAGGTGGACCAGGGATGGgggatggtgggagggagagaggagagcaaCTTGTCATAATCAGCATTGGGTAAGGACCATACTGTTGGAAGCCAGCATTGGCTCTGGGGTGGAGCAGGTGcctgggtgtgggagtgtgggagtggtctgattcttgctctgatcaTCTTGTCCTATACTCGTTTAGAATCTTCACCTCAGCACGAGACCACAACGTAATGCAGCCAAACGAGAAGGGCGAGTACGAGATTGCCGAAGGCATTACTTCCACCGTCTTCCGTGCAATCCTGGTGAGTCCCCTTGTCACAGCACCTGTTTAGTTCCCCAAACCACGGGTGGCCAAACTACGTCAACTgtggcccagggtgaattttaaaaataaaatggaatatggcccattagaacatagtctctaacaataaattgcaccgaatgtacattgcacttattagtttcaacactagatattgctgccattttgaacaacaacTAGACTAACTTCTGTAATATTACTCTTTGTTGAAAACGTTcacctcagttttaaaaaaagtttgcctCAATTGAAAAAAAGTTACCTCTGTTGATTAAACGTGGCAGAActgaaaagatggaaaatagcaagggagaGCTTCATATTGTTTGGCCACCCTTTCCCTAAGGGTTTACCACATCTACCCCAGTGCACATTGATTTCTAACCAGAGTGAGAGATCTTGGCCACAAAGAACTCTGGAACAGCAAACTGATTTGCAAAGTTTGGCATTGATAATAGGCACAGATGGGAGATGAAGACAGGGGGCCGGCTCATGTTGTGTTAGAACCATCATTTCAGCTGTCTGGTCATGATGCGGACAGTTAACCTCTCTGGCACCCTGCAGTCTTAGCAATGCCAAGAGATGAGTTGCTATACTGCTGAGTCTCCAACTCTGGTTCATCTGACGGGTTTTCAGCGGAGGCAGAGATTTTTGTGTGTCAAAAGTGTGAAATCATTTCTATTTTTATATACAATCCCCTCCATAAATGTTTGGGTCAAAGACCCTGTAGTTTCTCCTGTGCGCCACAATTTTatatttgtaatcaagcaattcacatgtaattaaagtgcacattccagagtttattcaaggttatttgtatatattttggtttgaccgcgTAGAAATTGCAGCAATTTTTTACGTGCTGGTAGTTCCCCCATTCAGGGCACGATATTGTTTAGGATgcttggcttcacaggtgtttgggattactcaggtatgtttaattgcttcattggtgcagtaggcttgcttctaagcatttggtcacctttggagtctataaTTGCAATTTTTCAACAAGAGGacgatgaaagtcaaagaagccaatgTGAGGAtgataaacaagaataaaacagtaagagacatcacccaaaccttaggattaccaaaatcaactatttagaacatcatcaagaagaaagagtgagctcagtaattgtaaagggactgataggccaaggaagaactccactgctggtgacagaaaaattctcatcataatgaaaaaaaaatcccaaatgcCTGCCCgatagatcagaaacacttttcaGGAGGCAAGTATGGATGTATCAATGACTATTtaccacagaagacttcatgaacagaaatacagaggctacattgcaagatgcaaaccactagttagccacagaaacggGACAGGCTGAGTACAGTTtgccaaaaagtatttaaaagaaagtaaaacacaaagtctgcagacatcacggttgaagttaaaaaacacaactcagcaggtcaaacagtgtccttttatatagcaaagataaaaatacataactgacatttctggcttgagcccatcatcaaggtatggaaaaatgttggcaggcgacCAAATGAAAAGGTGTAGaggtagcaaaggcaggaggtaataggtggagaagggagtgaggggaCAGTAGAaagcgggggggaggagggatgactgggtgaaaagagagggaaggggtggagagctgtggaaaagaagagggggaagggagagcagATTAGCTTAAACTGGAaatgttgatattaatgccatcaggctggagagtgcccagttctGCAGTGTATTtaagagtctgcagaattctggaaaaaggcctTGTGGACAGATGAATACAAGATTAACTTGTATCAGAGTGAAGATACAAAGCATATCAATTCATCTGTGAaacgtggtgggggtgttatggcctgggcatgttaGCTGCTCAAGTTTAaatacctccaaactcattggacggcacTTCAAGACATTGATCCCAAACATTCTGTTAAAGCAACAAAggggtttttcaaagctaaaaactagtAAATTCTTGATTGACCAAGCCAATCACTCGATCTAAATCCATACGCTGAAAAGAAAACCTAAGGGaacaagcccccaaaacaagcaggagctgaagatggctgcagtcgaggcctggcagagcatcaccagagaggaCATTCAGCACCTGATGCTGTCTATGAACTACAGACTTCAGGGAGTCATTGCAATCAacggatatgcaacaaagtacgaAACAGGACTAATATACATactattgctatgtcccaaatattacagtgccctgaaatgaggagaataagtataaaaagtgctgtaatttctacatggtcaaaccaaaatgtacctgaataaaatctgggatgttcactttaatcatatgtgaattgtttgattacaaatttaaaactggagttcAGGGGCGAATAAAGGAATAAAGTGCCTTTGctctaaacattatggagggcactgcgtCACTGAAAATCAGAAATATTTGCAGACCATTAAAATTAGCAGtgaataaaatgtaaataaatcagCAAAATAACTCAAATATTGAGTTGGAGGTAGcgaaggtcctaaattaatactttgtttcagtattcaccTGAAAAAAGGACTGTGGCAATTGtgaggatgacttaaagtggactGAAATGCTTGGCTGTATTGACATTAagaaagaggatgtgttggagctTTTGAAAAGCATGAAGTTAGATAAGTCACCAGGACCAGACGAGACTTACCCAAGGCTACTGTGGGAAgcagggaggagattgctgagccactGCTGATATCTTCTCATCATTATTGGGGAGAGAAGAATTATTGGagaattggaaggttgcaaatgttgtttccATGTTCAAGAAAGCGAGTAGACATAACCCAGAAATTATAGCTCAGTGAGTCATACTTCAGTGGTGGGCaagctgttggagaagatcctaacaggatttacaagcatttagagaggcataatctgattagggatagtcagcatggcctcATAGAAAATTGAACGTAGATATACTGACTGATTAGAAACCCACTCGagatcgaatccacgctgctgaagatcaaactgcgctgggtaggtcacgtctccagaatggaggacgatcgccttcccaagatcgtgttatatggcgagctctccactggccaccgagacagaggtgcaccaaagaaaaggtacaaggactgtctaaagaattctcttggtgcctgccacattgaccactgccagtgggctgatatcgcctcaaaccgtgcatcttggcgcctcacagttcagcgggcagcaacctcctttgaagaagaccgcagagcccacctcactgacaaaagacaaaggaggaaaaacccaacacccaaccccaacccaccaattttcccctgcaaccgctgcaactgtgtctgcctgtcccacatcggacttgtcagccacaaacgagcctgcagctgacgtggacatttacccctccataaatcttcatccgcaaagccaagccaaagaagaagaaagaaaaagaagaaacccACTCAACAAGCTAAACTTTCCCTACCTTACACCCGTAACTTTCAATTTTTCTTGGATCCATgtggctgtctaagagtctttatcaatatccctattgtaccatcaccaccacccctggcaaagcattccaaacGCCCCTactttgtgttttaaaaaaaaaaacccaacttgccactgatgtcacccctaaactCCCCACCCCTCAACTTGTACAGATGTCAAGGGGATCAAGGAAACGTCATGTCTCGTCAGCTTGATTGAATTCTTTAGGATGTAACAAAGAATATTGAAGTACAGCGGTGGATATAGtgcatatggatttcagtaaggcatttgataaagttccccattcagaaagtaaggaggcatgaAATCCAAGAAGGCTTTGTGGATGCAGAATTGGCTTGGCCAGAGAAGGCAGAGGGGTGGTTGTAGATGGTTCATCTTCTGCATGGAGTTCAGTTCCGCAGGGAACTGTTCTGGAATCCCTcttctttgtgattttattttatatatacaaatgacctggatgaggaagaggAAGGATGGGTttaataagtttgtggatgatacaaaagtggATGATTTTGAGGATTGTCTGCAGGGTTGCAGAGGGCACAGCAAAACATTAATAGGATGCATAGCTGGGCTGAGAAGTCCCAGATGGAGTTTAAGCGAGGAAAATGTGATGTGGTTCATTTCGGTAGGTCAAAtgtgaaggcagaatacaatgttagtGGGGGAACTCTGAGTAGTGTGGGTGAACTAAATGATCTTGGAGGGTCAGTGTCCACAGGACACTCagagctgctgcacaggttgagagtgttaagaaggtgtatggtgtgttggccttcattaactgtgggatAGAGTTCAAGAGCAGCTAAACAGAGCCATAGTTAGACccctcttggaatattgtgttctgttcttagCATTACAAGAAGGAAGTGGATGctcgagggtgcagaggagatttacaaggatggtgcctggattcgagagcatgccttatgagaaTAGGTTGAGTGAATTGGTCTTTTCTTCTTGGaatgatggaggatgaggggtgtacaagatgatgatcGTGTAGATGGCCTGAGGCTTTTCcgcagggctgaaatggctaacacaaggggACATAGTTTTAAGTTGCTTGGCAGTAGGTATAGGGGGGATGAAAGAGGCAAGGTTTTTGCACAGACTGGGTGAATGAAATCCACTGCCGACAATGGTGTTGGAGGTGGTACATTAGGATCTTTCAAGAGACTTaaataggtacatggaacagagaaaaatggagcagttgggaaattctaggcagttgattGAGTAGGTTATTGGGTTAGCACATCACTCTGTCTAAAggacctgtactatgctgtagatttctgaTTTGTCTTCTTTTCACATTAGAACAAATCATTGTTAGAGCATGAGATTTTCTAGGTTAAGTACCCAAACTCCTAATATGtcaatgggattttttttcctggttgGTCTAGTTGTGTTTCTGGTTGAATTGCAATATCTTGATGGTGAGGGAACTTGGCAATGGTAATGCTCTGGACCTCTAGGCAAGGTGGAGAGATTCTATCTGAAGGTGGACTTGATTGGGTACTTGACTAGTGTGAATATTGCCAACCGCCTATCAGCAATGGCCAATCGTTCTCTAGGTTTCGCTGTGTGCATGGAGTCCTTAACTCTCTGAAGATATGCGAATTAAATTGACCAGAGGGCAGACATCAGCTGACCTCTCCATCTCTGAGTTTGTGACAGAAGGAAGTTTGGTGATACAGCTGCTGAAGGTGAGCAGGACTGTCCTGAGCAGCTCCATAGTGATTAACCAACCAGAGATTACAGAGAACTGCTGAAGGTTGGAGTCTTTGGAATTCCTTGCCACAGGTGTGGGACAGTATTTCAGGCCAAAGGAGAGCACTTTCTAATCTGTAGGGGAGTTGagggtcacagggaaaaggaaggaAAATAGATTTAAGGAGGTCGGAACAGCCACAATCCCATTGATaggcagggcagacttgaaggATTGAATGGCTAGTCTGTTCCCTGTTCCTTGGTGTTGTGGTGACCATGACCAATTTCCTTTTTGTGAGGTACAACTCCAGTCATTGCAGTGCTTTTGAAAACCAGCAAGTGTTGTTTGGTAAGTGTTGTCAATGTCTTCTATTGCTTTACTTATGACTGAGAGACAACTGGGCAGGACAGCAAAacccctattatctggaatacaagcagccagcaagaaaaaaaaaagaggaaaataaatggttaaaaaaaatactgaagtttaaaattggcatgccttacCAATCCATGAAGCGCACAatgtcaagcaaccggaaaattcacttatctggcatctaccaatccccacaggtgccggatactgggttttttttttactgtgattgtccttgaatctgtttTCAAACTCTGGTAGCTTCCGCTGAATGGGAAACAGGAGAAGAGCGACCGGGCTGGGGGTGAGTCTTTTTGTGCGTTGGCTGCTCTCCCGAGGCAGCGGGGAGTGTAGATGGAGTCGGTGGAGGACGGGGTGGTTTGCGTGATCACAACTCTGtgatttcttgtggtcttggggcagagcagttcctgcatCAAGCTCTGAAGCATCAGGACAGGAATTTTTTTTATGGTGCATCCGTAAAGAGCAGTTAGTGATATTGGACACCCGCTGAATCACCTCAGGAGGAAGTGGAGGTGTTGGTGCTCCTTTCTTGGCTGTTATGTCAACTTTATTGGATCAGGAAAAATTGCTGCTGATATTTACACTTAaaaccaccaccacccagagtGCATCTGGTGCCCTTACTGCTCGGTACTTGCTCCAGAGCACTGATACATCAACTGAGGGAGGGCAGCGTGTGGCAATCGTGAGGTTTTCTCATCTACGTTGTTTCCTGTTGTTTGTACCTTGCTGGTACAAACCAGGAACTTATAATCTGTCGGTTCCAGAGAGTAATTTGGGAAATTAGACTGATTGGTGTCTGTTGAATGAGTTAACATTGGTGACATATTAACTATTTCTTTGCTATTCCAGGATTATTACACTACAGGAATCATtcagtgtccagatggaattgCAATTCAAGAACTCAGGGATGCATGTGAATATCTGTGCATTAACTTCAATCACAATACAATCCGCTGTCGAGACCTCAGTAAGTGCctgttctgggtggggggggggggggggagttgtgaCTGTGTTAACACATCATCTCAGATGTGCTCAGTGTAATACAATTCAAATGTATGTATAGCACATGTCAGGATATTAGTGTAGTCTGCTGTGCTGTTGCCAGAAAATGTCAGTATTTAAGAGCAGTTGTTTATTTCCAAATCCGTGTGGTCATGCATGGAATGGGATGTGGATTGAGGAGGGAGTGTTGTTCCTGCTATTACAGGTCCTGAATCTGAAAGCTGCTGAAGAAGCCTTGGGATTTCCTGGTGGTAGTTATTCATCTTCTTTAGTTTCAGTGAATTGACAAGATTCCAGCAATGCTACTCACTCACTTTCTCTTCCGATCTCTTGCAGGCGCTCTGTTACACGAGCTGTCGAACGATGGGGCGCGGAAACAGTTTGAGAGAAACTTGGAGGAGTTGGTGCTGCCCTTGATGGTGTCCAATGCCCGGAAGGGTGAGCGGGAGTGCCACATTGTGGTGCTGACACATGAGGACACGGTGGATTGGGACGAGCAGCACCCACCTCAGATGGGGGAGGAGTATTCTCAAAGTAAGGACTGAATGTGACCAGGCTGTCCTTCAGCAAGTGAAGTCGCTGAGCTCTAGTCTGTGAGCCTGTTATGATGCCTTTAACTATCTGAAAACCATCGGTTAGAATACTGTCACAGATATATACGATCTTGGTTAGGATTGCAAAATATGCCTTGCTCTGTAAATGTTGTCTAACTTAATATCATTTCTGATTTTAAGGTGGATTTCCTGGAAACTGACTGCTCATACCTTATCTGTAATTTAATAGCCTTGTCAAGCTGCTTCACTGTTTGGGTGATCTGTGACTCTGCTCCGTGTCATTTTCTGAGCAGTAGGTGGCAGTCTCATTCTTTCCACATCGCCTCAGTCCACCAGGCCTCTCTGTCACTGATGGATCACGGTTTCATGCCCCCTTCTGATACAATTACCAGCCCTCACCAACAGGAAACCTGAGTTGACTTCACTACTTTAATTCTTGGCCGTCATATCCAGCTATGTGTGGTTCTTTGGTCAGGGGTCATTTGGCTTTGTCCCTTTTTTTTGTCAGTATTGAATGGTTTTATTgtcaccgtgtctgcctgtcccgcatcggacttgtcagccataaacgagcctgcagctgacgtggacattacccctccataaatctccgtctgcgaagccaagccaaagaagagaagaaagaagaccCAAATACTGTAAAAGAAAGTTTGGTTTGGGTGCTATCGAGGCAATCCAACTTGTACAGGTCATGCCTAAATAATATATAGACAACCATGTAGAGAGAAGGGTTAAGTCAAGTCATGTAGGGTATAGAGAAATATATAAAAACATTGGGCAGACAGTAAAGTACCATTGTAAAAGGAAGTGTGAGGgggcatcatcttttgccagtATCAAGAGTCTGATGAAAGAGGATGGCATGCTTAGTGTGGTGGGTGGCACGGTTCGTGCCAGGCTGTTACAATGCTAGCGAcatggatttgaatctggcgGTCTGTAAGTTTTGTTCTGCTTCTGTTTcctcaccgttcaaaacgtaccagggatgtagttcaattggatataattggttggcttgggctcgtgggccaaaaggaacTGTtatcatgctatatgtctaaataattttataaatttaaactgtTCATGAATTTGGAGGTTTGTTCTTCAGGTCATATATCTACTGCCtgaaaggaggggggagggagagaataaaatgtgacCAGGTTGGGGCAAGTCCTTTTGTCATCTTTCCTTGCCTTTGTTTTTCATTGAGAGGGGGTATGGGATCAAATCAGCCAACACCACATGTTGACCTGACAGTGATCCTTCTGCATTGGAGCATGCAGAGCAGACTGCCACAAGGTAAGAGGAGTCTGATTGATTTCTCCTTTGTTTCAGTTATTTATAGTACCAAACTCTACAAATTCTTCAAGTACATTGAAAACCGTGAGGTTGCAAAAATGGTGTTGAAGGAACGAGGACTGAAGAACATTCGTATTGGAATTGAAGGTGAGTTGGGTGATGCCAGGAATAGCTCATTTCTGCTTTTGTTCTTGAAGGTCACCACTTGATTAAAGTCCTGGGTCTTTTTGGACCtgaaatttacaaatatttaaaaaaccaGGAACTTATAATCTGTCAGTTCCAGAGAGTAATTTCAGGTAAGATTAGTGAAATGTTAAAAAGTTTATTGCTGTTTATTCTGGCAACACTAAATTATCTGAGGATTCTGAAATCAAACTGGGTTATGGAAATTCAGAAACATTTGACAAagttctgaaatttttaaaaaacccagctTGGGTGAAATTGGAGATGACTTTGTACTGAATAGAAGGAAACAATGCAGGGATAAAGGGTTGATAATCTGATTGAGAAGTTGTGTTCCCAAGGATCCCATATTTCTCACATATAAAGTCACCAAGTCTATTGTGATTCCAGAAATCTTCCACCGACCAGGATGTGGTCAGAGTTCTCTGCTTTTTGTACATACTAACAATTAGGATGAACATCCAAGATCAGTGACACTAAATAAGATTAAGTTGCAGGAAGAGCAGGAATCATTCAATCCCTTGGACCAGTTCCAGAATCCAAAGTAATGCACTGGAACAGGAGAATGGAGTATTACTGAGGAGTAAGAACAAATGCTCCCTTATGCCCATCCTGTTCAATTaataaattaattcatcaccacaCATGCCCCTATATCCTTAAATGCTCAAAAAAAAGACCTTTGTCTTGGAAGCCCCGTCTCCTGTCCCATTCATATCAGGTTATATgaagttttgatttcttttacTCTCGATGGGGATTTATCATTTTCTTCAATTTAAAGGCAGTATCTAAGCTGCTCACATGGAGGGAAGATTTGTAGCTTTCACAACTTATAATCATCCCTGCACATCTTGCAGCCAGCGAAGGTGTGGTCAAGCTTCTATAAGCTGCAATGTGAGGACTAGATAATGGTTCATTGATGTTGAAGGA comes from Narcine bancroftii isolate sNarBan1 chromosome 5, sNarBan1.hap1, whole genome shotgun sequence and encodes:
- the LOC138764926 gene encoding BTB/POZ domain-containing protein 10-like isoform X3 → MSLHGSVADKSPYPSHHAPDQREEGNLLPCLRSTAPSIRQRSTDHDLGRLPQTASPQPCKGGPSTVCSPQDDHSPASLEPPPTYWPKDGWAISHLGQNAGPNKKATADLKGKNTCKSWKMCERVVLIVDHTRFVVDPVIFAAHPDTMLGRIFTSARDHNVMQPNEKGEYEIAEGITSTVFRAILDYYTTGIIQCPDGIAIQELRDACEYLCINFNHNTIRCRDLSALLHELSNDGARKQFERNLEELVLPLMVSNARKGERECHIVVLTHEDTVDWDEQHPPQMGEEYSQIIYSTKLYKFFKYIENREVAKMVLKERGLKNIRIGIEGYPTCKEKLKLRPGGRYEVIYNYVQRPFIHMSWEKEEGKSRHVDFQCVRSKSITNLASAAADSLRDHIAPHHPQVDELDILGSPPEGVTGPGSRE
- the LOC138764926 gene encoding BTB/POZ domain-containing protein KCTD20-like isoform X1 yields the protein MTEESWFSDSDSCERESWAREVIRRQCRYSRHARSLPRLRRQPVVRSPRMSLHGSVADKSPYPSHHAPDQREEGNLLPCLRSTAPSIRQRSTDHDLGRLPQTASPQPCKGGPSTVCSPQDDHSPASLEPPPTYWPKDGWAISHLGQNAGPNKKATADLKGKNTCKSWKMCERVVLIVDHTRFVVDPVIFAAHPDTMLGRIFTSARDHNVMQPNEKGEYEIAEGITSTVFRAILDYYTTGIIQCPDGIAIQELRDACEYLCINFNHNTIRCRDLSALLHELSNDGARKQFERNLEELVLPLMVSNARKGERECHIVVLTHEDTVDWDEQHPPQMGEEYSQIIYSTKLYKFFKYIENREVAKMVLKERGLKNIRIGIEGYPTCKEKLKLRPGGRYEVIYNYVQRPFIHMSWEKEEGKSRHVDFQCVRSKSITNLASAAADSLRDHIAPHHPQVDELDILGSPPEGVTGPGSRE
- the LOC138764926 gene encoding BTB/POZ domain-containing protein KCTD20-like isoform X2, with protein sequence MKRQSLPRLRRQPVVRSPRMSLHGSVADKSPYPSHHAPDQREEGNLLPCLRSTAPSIRQRSTDHDLGRLPQTASPQPCKGGPSTVCSPQDDHSPASLEPPPTYWPKDGWAISHLGQNAGPNKKATADLKGKNTCKSWKMCERVVLIVDHTRFVVDPVIFAAHPDTMLGRIFTSARDHNVMQPNEKGEYEIAEGITSTVFRAILDYYTTGIIQCPDGIAIQELRDACEYLCINFNHNTIRCRDLSALLHELSNDGARKQFERNLEELVLPLMVSNARKGERECHIVVLTHEDTVDWDEQHPPQMGEEYSQIIYSTKLYKFFKYIENREVAKMVLKERGLKNIRIGIEGYPTCKEKLKLRPGGRYEVIYNYVQRPFIHMSWEKEEGKSRHVDFQCVRSKSITNLASAAADSLRDHIAPHHPQVDELDILGSPPEGVTGPGSRE